The following proteins are encoded in a genomic region of Alnus glutinosa chromosome 8, dhAlnGlut1.1, whole genome shotgun sequence:
- the LOC133876150 gene encoding zinc finger BED domain-containing protein RICESLEEPER 2-like translates to MEDTSQPIEVDRSMCGDDSMISPSLEDESQTMGPLNDENPKNNAYGKRERRKTSPVWNDFDIVEVCGVKKSQCKWCKKLFAISSSSSTSTLGRHLVACLKYVAANKKQKSIVLDPNAAGDISLSNYTFKIERSRELAAHMILCHDYPFNIMEHELFNKFCKSLNPLWKKVSRTTIRKDCFTTYNIEKKKLKTLLTGVDKVNITTDMWTSAQRVSYMVVTCHFVDSDWFLQKRVLNFCNIPPPHSGVVIADALRKCFGDWGIEDKVFTITVDNAKANDTAIRILKDDFELREVLPIGGRLFHVRCCAHVTNLLVQAGLTEIGDIVDSVREGIKYIVASEGRLRKFSDIAKRLQLPCKKLILDVPTRWNSTYIMLATAVQFKEVFPRYHQSDQAFQWLVSPEEWEKVENVNQLLSIFNEVTNIVSGSEYPTSNLFLPEVWRMKEILLLKCRDNNDYIRAMASKMSNKFEKYWGSCNLLMALAAVLDPRYKMKLINFCFPLIYPEPEASMNIDNVLSVLHELYEVYVASHNSSIMQLQQSTQENSRSTSGSTRVAAVKKSTGRSIFMEHIRSNNVVRPTKTDLDVYLEEDVYICEKDVNGEDIDAEFEALAWWKFNALKYRILSKMARDILAVPITTVASESSFSAGGRVIDPHRARLSTETVEMILCGSDWARALHGLRKNSIIDEDEAIRSTAKWVKIRSTAKWVKVFEKLGPSLYNFLRKNNYCPFPIDLVREIGQQLLECVAFV, encoded by the exons AGACTTCGCCTGTTTGGAATGACTTTGATATTGTAGAAGTTTGTGGTGTCAAGAAATCGCAGTGTAAGTGGTGCAAAAAGTTGTTTGCCATTTCTAGCTCAAGTTCTACTTCTACACTTGGTAGACATTTGGTTGCATGTCTCAAATATGTGGCTGCCAACAAGAAGCAAAAGTCCATTGTTCTTGATCCTAATGCGGCGGGGGATATATCTTTGTcaaattatacttttaaaatTGAGAGATCTAGAGAACTTGCTGCTCACATGATTCTTTGTCATGATTATCCTTTTAATATAATGGAGCATGAATTGTTTAACAAGTTCTGCAAGTCCTTAAATCCCCTTTGGAAGAAGGTTAGTCGTACAACCATTAGGAAAGACTGTTTTACTACGTACAATattgagaagaagaagttgaaaacATTGTTGACGGGGGTGGACAAGGTAAACATCACCACGGATATGTGGACAAGTGCACAAAGAGTGTCATATATGGTGGTGACTTGCCACTTTGTGGACTCCGATTGGTTTCTTCAAAAGAGAGTGTTGAATTTTTGTAACATACCACCTCCACATAGTGGTGTTGTTATTGCTGATGCACTGCGAAAGTGTTTTGGTGATTGGGGCATTGAAGACAAGGTATTTACAATAACGGTTGATAATGCTAAAGCAAATGATACTGCCATTAGAATTCTTAAAGATGATTTCGAGTTGAGGGAAGTCTTGCCTATTGGAGGTAGACTATTTCATGTGCGATGTTGTGCTCATGTAACTAACTTGTTGGTGCAAGCAGGACTTACTGAAATTGGAGACATAGTTGATTCAGTTAGAGAGGGTATCAAGTATATAGTGGCTTCTGAAGGTCGATTGAGAAAATTTAGTGACATTGCTAAAAGATTGCAACTCCCTTGCAAGAAATTGATTTTAGATGTCCCTACACGTTGGAATAGCACTTACATAATGTTGGCGACAGCCGTACAATTCAAAGAAGTATTTCCTAGGTACCATCAAAGTGATCAAGCTTTTCAGTGGTTAGTAAGTCCTGAAGAATGGGAGAAGGTTGAAAATGTGAACCAACTTTTGTCAATTTTCAATGAGGTGACCAACATAGTATCTGGCAGTGAATACCCAACATCAAATCTATTTCTACCTGAGGTTTGGAGGATGAAGGAAATATTGTTGTTGAAGTGTAGGGATAATAATGATTACATCAGGGCAATGGCGAGTAAAATGAGTAACAAGTTTGAGAAGTATTGGGGCAGTTGCAATTTATTGATGGCACTAGCAGCTGTGCTAGATCCGAGATACAAAATGAAGTTGATAAACTTTTGTTTCCCTCTAATTTACCCAGAGCCTGAAGCTTCTATGAACATTGATAATGTCCTATCCGTTCTTCATGAGTTATATGAGGTATATGTAGCGTCTCATAATTCATCTATTATGCAACTGCAACAAAGTACTCAAGAAAATTCTCGTTCTACAAGTGGTTCTACTAGAGTTGCTGCAGTCAAGAAATCGACTGGTCGATCAATATTTATGGAACACATAAGATCTAATAATGTTGTGCGACCCACTAAAACAGATTTGGATGTATATCTTGAAGAGGACGTTTACATATGTGAAAAGGATGTTAATGGAGAAGACATAGATGCTGAGTTTGAGGCTTTGGCATGGTGGAAATTTAATGCCTTGAAGTATCGTATCTTGTCTAAGATGGCGCGGGATATTTTAGCTGTTCCAATCACTACAGTAGCATCAGAATCATCCTTTAGCGCTGGTGGTAGAGTCATTGATCCTCACCGAGCGAGATTATCCACCGAAACAGTAGAAATGATCTTGTGTGGGAGTGATTGGGCTAGGGCATTACATGGACTTAGAAAAAACTCTATAATAGATGAAGATGAAGCT ATAAGATCCACAGCAAAATGGGTGAAG ATAAGATCCACAGCAAAATGGGTGAAG GTGTTTGAGAAGCTTGGACCAAGCTTATACAATTTTCTACGGAAAAACAATTATTGCCCATTTCCCATTGATCTTGTCCGTGAGATTGGCCAACAACTATTGGAATGTGTAGCATTTGTGTAG